One Campylobacter sp. RM16192 genomic region harbors:
- the trxA gene encoding thioredoxin codes for MGKYIELTSANFDVAKEGVALVDFWAPWCGPCRMLAPVIDELAEEFDGKAKICKVNTDEVQDLAVEFGIRSIPTLLFFKNGEVVEQMVGAQSKQAIADKINSLL; via the coding sequence ATGGGAAAATACATTGAGCTTACATCGGCTAACTTCGACGTAGCTAAAGAGGGTGTTGCACTTGTTGATTTCTGGGCGCCTTGGTGCGGACCTTGCAGAATGCTTGCTCCGGTTATTGATGAGCTTGCGGAAGAATTTGACGGCAAAGCCAAAATTTGCAAGGTAAATACAGATGAGGTTCAAGATCTGGCGGTTGAGTTTGGCATAAGATCAATTCCTACATTGCTATTCTTTAAAAATGGCGAAGTTGTTGAGCAAATGGTAGGAGCTCAATCAAAACAAGCAATAGCAGATAAGATAAATTCGCTTCTTTAA
- a CDS encoding phosphatidylglycerophosphate synthase, with product MNEISSLQEIGLNEIARKTHIEAEYVGYIIDRNYKKLARLNAKGFIKILEREYNINFKEWLEEYEQFMSKYKDEIPQKSINIFPKIIAYTSGHKISTWKLLILATILIIVVFFIWFFEGHKSISNISIIFEDKNRSVSYTNTAAVEEAERNINIIKSSNATVNLQDSITKEKVKQQPEQIINSTIIQADIPKAEKIDENKSKEQPKEEVEKIEIETIPQKITTKINQNKSTVLGSKYITTGLNEVQINPRRKVWIGIINLENNKKRYIDTDKPLSINLNQKQIIVTGHGNINLDIDGDIIKFDNLNPKRFLVEKDKITLISYDEFVSLNKGKSW from the coding sequence ATGAATGAAATTAGTAGCTTACAAGAAATTGGTCTAAATGAAATTGCAAGAAAAACGCATATAGAGGCTGAATATGTAGGTTATATTATCGATAGAAATTACAAAAAGCTTGCAAGATTAAATGCTAAAGGCTTTATTAAAATTTTAGAGCGCGAATATAATATTAATTTTAAAGAATGGTTAGAAGAGTATGAGCAATTTATGTCTAAATATAAGGATGAAATTCCACAAAAAAGTATCAATATTTTTCCCAAAATTATAGCATATACATCTGGTCATAAAATATCCACATGGAAATTATTAATACTAGCCACTATTTTAATAATAGTAGTATTTTTTATATGGTTTTTTGAAGGGCATAAAAGTATAAGTAATATATCTATTATTTTTGAAGATAAAAATAGAAGTGTAAGCTATACAAATACCGCAGCAGTAGAAGAAGCTGAGAGAAATATAAATATAATAAAAAGTTCAAATGCAACTGTAAATTTACAAGATTCTATAACAAAAGAAAAAGTAAAACAACAGCCTGAGCAGATAATAAATTCGACTATAATTCAAGCAGATATACCAAAAGCAGAAAAAATAGATGAAAATAAATCAAAAGAACAACCTAAAGAAGAGGTAGAAAAAATAGAAATTGAAACAATACCACAAAAAATTACTACAAAAATAAATCAAAATAAATCTACTGTGCTAGGAAGCAAATATATCACAACCGGGTTAAATGAAGTTCAAATTAATCCCAGAAGAAAAGTTTGGATAGGGATTATAAATCTTGAGAATAACAAAAAAAGATATATTGACACAGATAAGCCTTTAAGTATAAACTTAAATCAAAAACAAATTATAGTAACTGGACATGGAAATATAAATTTAGATATTGACGGAGATATCATAAAATTTGACAACCTTAATCCCAAAAGATTTTTAGTAGAGAAAGATAAGATAACACTAATAAGCTATGATGAATTTGTGTCTTTAAATAAAGGCAAATCTTGGTAA
- the purF gene encoding amidophosphoribosyltransferase, with translation MCAVVGVVNSKNAAKTAYYALFAMQHRGQEASGISTSDNGYIRTIKATGLVTDVFDEKSFEILKGDMAIGHNRYSTAGSGSIDDAQPISANYNLGSISLVHNGNLINKDEIRQALIDEGAIFQSNMDTENIIHLIARSKKKHLKDRITEALKKIVGAYCLIIQSRHKIFAVRDKYGVRPLSIGKLKDGGYIIASETCAFDLVGAKFIRDVKPGEMIIFENCKDEFQSIELFKPDPRICAFEYIYFARPDSVIEGKSVYDVRKKMGAALAKQSAIKADFVVPVPDSGVPAALGYANESKIPFELAIVRNHYVGRTFIEPTQAMRNLKVKLKLNPMSSILKGKSIVVVDDSIVRGTTSKKIVELLRSAGAKEIHFRVACPELKFPERYGIDTPSFEELISYKMNKDEVCKFIGADTLEFLNLDDLVSSIGNERKYSLVSFDGDYFIK, from the coding sequence ATGTGTGCTGTAGTAGGAGTGGTTAATTCAAAAAATGCGGCAAAAACAGCTTATTATGCCTTGTTTGCAATGCAACATAGGGGTCAAGAGGCAAGCGGAATAAGCACCAGCGATAACGGCTATATTAGAACCATAAAAGCCACAGGACTTGTTACTGATGTTTTTGACGAGAAAAGCTTTGAAATTTTAAAAGGTGATATGGCAATAGGGCACAACCGCTACTCGACTGCAGGAAGTGGTTCTATAGACGATGCACAACCGATATCCGCCAACTACAACTTAGGCTCAATCTCACTGGTTCATAATGGAAATTTAATAAACAAAGATGAAATTCGCCAAGCTCTTATAGATGAAGGAGCTATATTCCAGTCAAATATGGATACCGAAAACATCATCCATCTAATAGCTAGAAGCAAGAAAAAGCATCTAAAAGATCGTATAACAGAGGCTTTGAAAAAGATCGTAGGCGCATACTGCCTTATAATTCAATCCAGACATAAAATTTTTGCCGTTCGCGACAAATACGGAGTAAGGCCTCTATCTATAGGTAAGCTAAAAGATGGAGGATACATAATAGCAAGCGAGACCTGCGCCTTTGATCTCGTGGGAGCTAAATTTATAAGAGATGTAAAACCAGGAGAGATGATAATATTTGAAAATTGCAAAGACGAGTTTCAAAGCATAGAACTATTTAAACCAGATCCTAGAATTTGTGCATTTGAATACATATATTTCGCGCGCCCGGATAGCGTCATAGAGGGCAAGAGCGTATATGATGTGCGTAAAAAGATGGGTGCCGCTTTAGCCAAACAAAGCGCTATAAAGGCTGATTTCGTAGTGCCTGTGCCTGATAGCGGAGTGCCTGCTGCTCTTGGATATGCAAATGAGAGCAAGATACCTTTTGAACTTGCCATAGTAAGAAACCACTATGTAGGGCGCACTTTCATTGAGCCTACTCAAGCAATGAGAAATCTTAAAGTTAAGCTAAAGCTAAATCCTATGTCAAGCATACTAAAAGGCAAAAGCATAGTGGTAGTAGATGATAGTATAGTTAGAGGCACTACGAGTAAAAAGATAGTAGAGCTACTTCGCTCTGCAGGAGCCAAAGAGATACACTTTAGAGTAGCTTGCCCAGAGCTTAAATTCCCTGAACGTTACGGTATCGATACACCAAGCTTTGAAGAGCTTATCAGCTATAAGATGAATAAAGATGAGGTATGTAAATTTATAGGAGCCGATACTCTTGAGTTTTTAAATCTAGATGATCTTGTAAGCAGTATAGGAAATGAGAGAAAATACTCGCTTGTAAGCTTTGACGGGGATTATTTTATAAAATAA
- a CDS encoding DUF2393 family protein — protein MLDKLKDGLSFYLEHLGWIDIAAYIWLVLMFFILFVACIYLITRFHILGFLLMLLNLVAFGFGLFYINRFLDENLRTRNLELISQKQLSYSNTLLVDLKLTNLSKNPFKYCRIDLKFYKPSGNKLRNQINMLRPIMKDKIFIKEILDINETKRVQGVINNFKLSDYNITASSECF, from the coding sequence ATGTTAGATAAGCTAAAAGATGGACTAAGCTTCTATCTCGAGCATTTAGGCTGGATAGATATAGCGGCCTATATATGGCTTGTCTTGATGTTTTTTATCCTTTTTGTAGCCTGTATTTATTTGATAACAAGATTTCACATTTTGGGTTTTTTACTTATGCTATTAAATTTAGTAGCTTTTGGTTTCGGGCTTTTTTATATAAATCGTTTTTTGGATGAGAATTTGAGAACTAGAAATTTAGAGCTAATATCACAAAAACAGCTTTCATACTCAAATACTCTTTTGGTCGATTTAAAGCTTACAAATTTATCAAAAAATCCATTTAAGTATTGCAGGATTGATCTTAAATTTTATAAGCCTTCCGGAAATAAGCTTAGAAATCAAATAAATATGTTAAGACCAATCATGAAAGATAAGATATTTATTAAAGAGATATTGGATATCAATGAGACAAAGCGCGTGCAAGGCGTAATAAATAATTTTAAATTGAGTGATTATAATATAACGGCTAGTTCGGAGTGTTTTTAA
- the hisIE gene encoding bifunctional phosphoribosyl-AMP cyclohydrolase/phosphoribosyl-ATP diphosphatase HisIE, whose product MKIDWDKVGGMIPVVVQESTTNDVLMLAFMNKEALNLSVQTGFAHYFSRTKNRIWKKGEESGNVQKIDEIFLDCDNDTILIKVEQIGGAACHTGEKSCFFRKFELNSGNKNLNLDSKLPDKKTNYQIIDKVYHEILDRKLNADPQKSYVASLFKKGENAILKKIGEEATEFVMACKDASNTKDEKSKNDLVYEAADLCFHSMVALAAHNIHPDRIKDELARRFGASGIEEKKSRDVR is encoded by the coding sequence ATGAAGATAGATTGGGATAAAGTCGGAGGGATGATACCTGTGGTAGTGCAAGAGAGCACTACAAATGATGTTTTAATGCTTGCTTTTATGAACAAAGAGGCTTTAAATTTAAGCGTTCAAACCGGCTTTGCCCACTATTTTTCACGCACAAAAAATAGAATTTGGAAAAAAGGCGAAGAGAGTGGCAATGTCCAAAAAATCGATGAGATATTTTTGGACTGCGATAATGACACTATCTTAATAAAAGTAGAGCAGATTGGTGGCGCGGCTTGTCATACCGGTGAGAAATCTTGCTTTTTTAGGAAATTTGAGCTTAATTCAGGTAACAAGAATTTAAATTTAGATAGTAAATTGCCAGATAAAAAGACAAATTACCAGATAATTGACAAAGTATATCACGAAATTTTAGATAGAAAACTCAACGCAGACCCCCAAAAGTCGTATGTGGCAAGTCTGTTTAAAAAGGGCGAAAACGCAATACTTAAAAAGATCGGCGAAGAAGCGACTGAGTTTGTAATGGCGTGTAAAGATGCTTCCAATACCAAAGATGAAAAAAGTAAAAATGATTTGGTGTATGAGGCGGCCGATTTGTGCTTTCACTCTATGGTAGCACTTGCCGCTCATAATATTCACCCTGATCGAATCAAAGATGAGCTTGCTAGAAGGTTTGGAGCAAGTGGAATCGAGGAGAAAAAATCAAGAGATGTTAGATAA
- a CDS encoding YraN family protein, whose translation MGLNEYLFGISSEDIASRHVKNEGYEILDRNFSSKFGEIDIIAKKDEILHFIEVKATKGEYEAIYRLTPAKFKKILKTIDFYLLKNGLNSDFQVDLITIENDNIKWIKNISL comes from the coding sequence GTGGGCTTAAATGAATATCTCTTTGGAATAAGCTCAGAGGATATAGCCTCTAGGCATGTTAAAAACGAGGGATATGAAATTTTAGATAGAAATTTTAGCTCAAAATTTGGCGAGATAGATATTATCGCAAAAAAAGATGAAATTTTACACTTCATAGAAGTCAAAGCAACCAAAGGAGAGTATGAAGCGATATATAGACTAACTCCTGCTAAATTTAAGAAAATTTTAAAAACTATTGATTTTTATCTGCTTAAAAATGGATTAAACTCCGATTTTCAAGTGGATTTGATAACAATAGAAAATGATAATATAAAGTGGATAAAAAATATTAGTTTATAA
- a CDS encoding prohibitin family protein: MPADLNDYFNKKNNSSGGSNNGPKLNFKAPNLPKNFGKMSGLAYAIIVIIAILAITQPFVVINSGEVGIKATAGKYDPNPMQPGFHFFIPGIQRVIIVDTRVRLINYTSGEDMGETQKFSTQSQAGIIRKNSISVLDARNLPVSIDITVQYRLNPENAPQTIAAWGLSWESKIVDPVVRDVVRSVTGKYTAEELPTKRNEIAAQIDEGIRKDIDSQPNRPVELLTVQLREIILPEKVKEQIERVQIAKQEAERTKYEVERANQEALKKAALAEGTAKAAIIEAKGKADAVKIEADAQAYANKEVAKSLDQNLLELKQIEIQGKFNEALRENSDAKIFLTPGGSVPNIWVDTKDKARQSAIER; this comes from the coding sequence ATGCCAGCAGATTTAAATGATTATTTTAATAAAAAGAACAATAGTAGCGGCGGAAGCAATAACGGTCCAAAGCTGAATTTTAAAGCGCCAAATTTACCAAAGAATTTTGGAAAAATGTCAGGACTTGCTTACGCTATCATAGTTATCATAGCTATTTTAGCTATTACTCAGCCTTTTGTGGTTATAAACTCGGGCGAAGTAGGCATTAAGGCTACAGCAGGTAAATATGATCCAAACCCTATGCAGCCGGGTTTTCACTTCTTTATACCAGGAATTCAAAGAGTTATAATCGTAGATACCAGAGTTCGCCTTATAAACTATACTTCAGGTGAGGATATGGGTGAGACACAAAAATTTTCAACCCAATCTCAAGCGGGAATTATTCGCAAAAACTCAATTTCGGTTTTGGACGCTAGAAACCTTCCTGTAAGCATAGATATCACCGTTCAATACCGCTTAAATCCGGAAAATGCACCTCAAACAATCGCTGCTTGGGGTCTTAGCTGGGAAAGCAAAATAGTAGATCCTGTAGTGCGAGATGTGGTAAGAAGTGTAACTGGTAAATATACAGCCGAAGAGCTTCCTACTAAGAGAAATGAGATAGCTGCTCAAATAGATGAGGGAATTCGCAAAGATATCGACTCTCAGCCAAATAGACCAGTGGAGCTACTCACTGTTCAACTTAGAGAGATAATCTTACCTGAAAAGGTAAAAGAGCAAATTGAGCGCGTTCAAATCGCTAAACAAGAGGCGGAGAGAACCAAATACGAAGTAGAGCGTGCAAACCAAGAAGCGCTTAAAAAGGCTGCTCTTGCAGAAGGAACCGCAAAGGCAGCTATCATAGAGGCTAAAGGTAAGGCTGATGCGGTTAAGATAGAAGCCGATGCTCAAGCGTATGCAAATAAAGAGGTTGCCAAGAGTTTGGATCAAAATTTGCTAGAGTTAAAACAAATAGAGATTCAGGGTAAATTTAACGAAGCTTTGCGTGAAAATAGCGATGCTAAAATTTTCTTAACACCTGGAGGATCGGTGCCAAATATTTGGGTTGATACAAAAGACAAGGCAAGACAATCGGCTATTGAGCGTTAG
- a CDS encoding DUF2393 family protein produces MLEYFNIFHILIIVILLFLSGLLAYLSKYEENKKIFTSLIVINFTVTLIIGVFLMFVVDKYTKKAVLESITKSRVLMNETVVIKGVIRNVGSFDISNCNIIVKLINDPISKDSLKGDAIFKPSGLSLFSWLNNDKDARPNTIEQKVSIAKNLKIREARNFSISMPYPPYFKNTMFITKLDCY; encoded by the coding sequence ATGCTAGAGTATTTTAACATTTTTCATATTCTAATAATTGTTATATTGCTGTTTCTTTCAGGACTATTGGCGTATCTGTCAAAATATGAAGAAAACAAAAAAATATTTACTTCTTTAATAGTTATAAATTTTACAGTTACTCTTATAATAGGAGTTTTTTTAATGTTTGTTGTAGATAAATATACTAAAAAAGCTGTTTTAGAAAGCATTACGAAAAGTAGAGTTTTAATGAATGAGACCGTAGTAATTAAAGGTGTCATAAGAAATGTAGGTTCATTTGATATATCTAATTGCAATATTATAGTAAAGCTGATAAATGACCCTATAAGCAAGGATAGTTTAAAAGGTGATGCGATATTTAAACCAAGCGGATTGTCACTATTTTCATGGCTTAATAATGATAAAGATGCTCGCCCAAATACAATCGAGCAAAAGGTGAGTATTGCTAAAAATTTAAAGATAAGAGAGGCTAGAAATTTTAGTATTTCTATGCCATATCCTCCATATTTTAAAAATACTATGTTTATAACTAAGTTGGATTGCTACTAG
- a CDS encoding LL-diaminopimelate aminotransferase, which translates to MFDEIRFNTIERLPNYVFAEVNAIKMAARRAGEDIIDFSMGNPEGRTPQHIVDKLCESAQKDKTHGYSASAGIYKLRLAICNWYKRKYDVNLDPETEAVAVMGSKEGFVHLTQAIINPGDIAVVPDPAYPIHTQAFIIAGGNVAKMPLVYNEKYELDENKFFENLQNTIYSSSPKPKYVVVNFPHNPTTVTVQKSFYERLVAMSKKERFYIISDIAYADLTFDGYKTPSIFEVEGAKDVAVECYTLSKSYNMAGWRVGFVCGNKRLCAALKKIKSWFDYGMFTPIQVGATVALDGPQDCVEGIRQIYEKRRDVLIEAFDNAGWQIEKPSASMFVWAKIPPQVGNLGSLEFSKQLLTKACVAVSPGIGFGEGGNDYVRIALIENENRIRQAARNIKKYLKEF; encoded by the coding sequence ATGTTTGATGAAATTCGCTTTAATACGATTGAGAGACTACCCAACTACGTATTTGCAGAGGTAAATGCTATAAAAATGGCCGCACGACGTGCGGGAGAAGATATTATAGATTTTTCTATGGGAAACCCAGAGGGCAGGACTCCTCAACATATAGTCGATAAACTCTGTGAGAGCGCACAAAAAGATAAGACTCACGGATACTCCGCGTCAGCAGGGATCTATAAACTCCGCCTTGCTATCTGCAACTGGTATAAACGCAAATATGACGTAAATTTAGATCCGGAAACGGAGGCTGTAGCGGTAATGGGATCAAAAGAGGGCTTTGTACATCTTACTCAGGCTATTATCAATCCGGGAGACATTGCGGTCGTGCCTGATCCTGCATATCCTATTCACACTCAAGCGTTTATCATTGCGGGTGGAAATGTCGCAAAAATGCCTCTAGTTTATAATGAAAAATATGAGCTTGACGAGAATAAATTCTTTGAAAATTTGCAAAATACCATCTACTCAAGTTCACCAAAGCCAAAATATGTAGTTGTAAATTTCCCCCACAATCCTACCACCGTAACGGTTCAAAAGAGCTTTTACGAGCGACTTGTGGCAATGTCAAAAAAAGAGAGATTTTACATTATTTCAGATATCGCCTATGCTGACCTTACTTTTGACGGATACAAAACTCCTAGTATTTTTGAAGTCGAAGGAGCAAAGGACGTAGCAGTAGAGTGCTATACTCTATCAAAAAGCTATAATATGGCTGGCTGGAGAGTTGGTTTTGTATGCGGAAACAAAAGGCTTTGTGCGGCTCTTAAAAAGATAAAATCATGGTTTGACTACGGAATGTTTACCCCAATTCAAGTGGGTGCAACAGTGGCATTAGACGGTCCTCAAGACTGTGTAGAAGGAATTCGCCAAATTTATGAAAAGCGCAGAGATGTCCTAATAGAAGCATTCGATAACGCAGGCTGGCAAATAGAAAAACCAAGTGCGAGTATGTTCGTATGGGCAAAAATACCTCCTCAAGTGGGCAATTTAGGAAGCTTAGAGTTTTCCAAGCAGCTTTTAACTAAAGCTTGTGTGGCCGTAAGTCCCGGAATAGGCTTTGGAGAAGGCGGCAACGATTATGTAAGAATCGCACTTATAGAGAATGAAAACCGCATTAGGCAAGCGGCAAGAAATATCAAAAAATATCTAAAAGAGTTCTAA
- a CDS encoding homoserine dehydrogenase: MNVAILGVGTVGEQVAKILIQNQKIISARAGKDIKPVIGVVRNLDKKRDVNLPLTNDINSVINRDDIDIYVELMGGVDEPYRVVSEILHRKKAVVTANKALLAYHRFKLQNLTGDTPFGFEASVAGGIPIIKALREGLSANQILSINGIMNGTSNYILTSMMNSGVKFEDALKKAQELGYAEADPTFDIGGFDTAHKLLILASIAYGVHGDPEDILIEGIEGITKDDIFFAQDFEYVIKLLAIAKKVGDKVELRVHPALVAKDKMIAKVDGVINAVSVAGDAVGETMFYGPGAGGSATASAVISDLIDIARGTNFPMMGYKSPLEIKSLELLAQDEIRTKYYFRLKVDDKVGVLARITNLMSENNLSIDSFLQKPHIKNKENDKKATLFFTTHTSREADVKRVIRILEEQEFIREKPFMIRIEQ; encoded by the coding sequence ATGAATGTAGCAATTTTAGGAGTTGGCACAGTCGGCGAACAGGTGGCTAAAATTTTGATTCAAAATCAAAAGATAATCAGCGCAAGAGCCGGCAAGGATATAAAGCCGGTTATTGGTGTTGTAAGAAATTTAGACAAAAAACGTGATGTAAATTTACCGCTTACAAATGATATAAATAGCGTTATCAATAGAGACGATATCGATATTTACGTAGAATTGATGGGCGGAGTTGATGAACCTTATAGAGTCGTAAGTGAGATTCTACATAGAAAAAAAGCTGTTGTTACAGCAAACAAAGCACTTTTAGCTTACCATAGATTTAAACTTCAAAATCTAACAGGAGACACTCCTTTTGGTTTTGAAGCTAGCGTGGCTGGCGGAATCCCTATTATAAAAGCTCTTAGAGAAGGTCTAAGCGCTAATCAGATTCTCTCTATAAACGGCATAATGAATGGAACCAGCAACTATATACTAACCTCTATGATGAATAGCGGAGTCAAATTTGAAGACGCTCTTAAAAAAGCTCAAGAACTTGGATACGCAGAGGCTGATCCTACCTTTGACATAGGCGGATTTGATACGGCTCATAAGCTGCTAATACTAGCAAGTATCGCATACGGTGTTCACGGAGATCCTGAAGACATACTGATAGAGGGTATAGAAGGCATTACAAAAGACGATATTTTCTTCGCTCAAGACTTTGAATATGTCATCAAACTTCTTGCGATAGCTAAAAAAGTAGGAGATAAAGTAGAGCTAAGAGTACATCCTGCACTTGTAGCGAAAGATAAGATGATAGCCAAAGTAGATGGAGTCATTAACGCAGTAAGTGTAGCAGGAGATGCTGTCGGAGAAACCATGTTTTATGGTCCAGGAGCAGGTGGAAGCGCTACCGCAAGTGCTGTTATAAGCGATCTAATCGATATTGCCAGAGGCACAAATTTCCCGATGATGGGATACAAATCACCTCTTGAGATAAAATCCCTAGAGCTACTTGCCCAAGATGAGATTAGAACCAAATACTATTTCAGACTAAAGGTTGATGATAAAGTCGGTGTTTTGGCTAGAATTACAAATTTAATGAGCGAAAATAATCTTTCAATCGATAGTTTTTTACAAAAACCACACATTAAAAATAAAGAAAATGACAAAAAAGCGACTCTATTTTTTACAACTCATACAAGTAGAGAGGCTGATGTCAAACGAGTTATAAGAATACTAGAAGAGCAAGAATTTATAAGAGAAAAGCCATTTATGATAAGGATTGAACAGTAA
- the trxB gene encoding thioredoxin-disulfide reductase, whose product MLDLAIIGGGPAGLSAGLYATRGGLKNVVMFEKGEPGGQITGSSEIENYPGQKNPGESGMDFMSTWAPQCMKFGLKHEMVNIVRVSQNADKTFKIIFDGGKEESAKSVIIATGSTPRRAGFKGEDEFFGRGVSTCATCDGFFYKNKEVAVLGGGDTAIEEAIYLANICSKVYIIHRREGFRAAPTTLEKARKNEKIEFITSATIKEAYGDKMGLNGLILNTKDGERDLKVPGIFTFVGLNVNNEILKQENGEFLCEMTSEGQVDVNLKMQTNVPGLFAAGDIRKDAPKQVVVAAGDGAVAALSALSYVESLN is encoded by the coding sequence ATGTTGGATTTAGCTATCATTGGAGGTGGTCCTGCCGGTCTAAGCGCCGGACTTTACGCGACTCGTGGCGGACTTAAAAATGTTGTTATGTTTGAAAAGGGCGAACCTGGCGGACAAATCACAGGAAGTTCTGAGATAGAAAACTATCCTGGACAAAAAAATCCGGGCGAAAGCGGAATGGACTTTATGAGTACTTGGGCTCCTCAGTGTATGAAATTTGGACTAAAACACGAGATGGTAAATATCGTAAGAGTTAGCCAAAATGCAGATAAAACCTTCAAGATTATATTTGACGGAGGAAAAGAGGAAAGTGCAAAATCTGTAATCATAGCCACCGGCTCAACTCCTCGTCGTGCAGGCTTTAAGGGCGAAGATGAGTTCTTCGGAAGAGGAGTAAGCACCTGCGCTACATGCGACGGATTTTTTTATAAAAATAAAGAAGTTGCCGTTCTTGGTGGCGGCGATACTGCTATAGAAGAGGCGATTTATCTTGCCAATATCTGTTCTAAAGTCTATATCATACATAGACGAGAGGGTTTTCGCGCGGCTCCAACGACTTTGGAAAAGGCTCGCAAAAATGAGAAGATAGAATTTATCACAAGCGCTACCATAAAAGAGGCTTATGGCGATAAAATGGGTCTTAACGGACTTATATTAAATACAAAAGATGGGGAGCGCGATCTAAAAGTGCCTGGAATTTTCACATTCGTGGGACTAAATGTAAATAATGAAATTTTAAAACAAGAAAATGGCGAATTTCTATGCGAAATGACAAGTGAAGGTCAAGTAGATGTAAATCTAAAAATGCAGACAAACGTACCTGGACTATTTGCCGCAGGAGACATTAGAAAAGATGCTCCAAAGCAGGTCGTAGTAGCAGCAGGCGATGGTGCTGTAGCAGCTCTTTCTGCGCTAAGCTACGTAGAAAGTCTAAACTAA
- the dapB gene encoding 4-hydroxy-tetrahydrodipicolinate reductase, giving the protein MIKIGIHGASGKMGRMIIECLKDSKEAVLTAAYTIEPLDFALNAVVTNSLEELFENCDVVIDFTIKDGALNLINYARTNPKPLVIGTTGLGEDGAQLIAQASNTMPILQATNMSLGVAVLNRLAAIASKTLKEFDIEIVEQHHRHKKDSPSGTALTLAEHVANARDLNIKEVMVTGREGLIGARSKDEIAVLAVRGGDVVGRHTVGFYNDGEFIELNHTATSRATFAKGAIKAAIWLASQKNGLYGIDDCLGF; this is encoded by the coding sequence ATGATAAAAATCGGAATTCACGGCGCAAGTGGCAAAATGGGTAGAATGATAATAGAGTGTTTAAAAGATAGCAAAGAGGCTGTTTTAACTGCCGCTTATACGATAGAGCCTCTTGATTTTGCCCTTAATGCAGTGGTAACAAATAGTCTTGAAGAGCTATTTGAAAATTGCGATGTAGTAATTGATTTTACTATAAAAGATGGGGCATTAAATCTAATAAATTATGCAAGAACCAATCCAAAACCACTAGTCATAGGCACAACAGGACTTGGAGAGGATGGAGCCCAGCTAATAGCTCAAGCCTCAAATACAATGCCTATACTGCAAGCTACAAATATGAGTTTGGGTGTAGCCGTGTTAAACCGCCTTGCAGCAATAGCTTCGAAGACACTAAAAGAATTTGATATAGAGATAGTCGAGCAGCACCATAGGCACAAAAAAGACTCCCCAAGCGGTACTGCGCTAACTCTTGCCGAACATGTGGCAAACGCCAGAGATTTAAATATAAAAGAGGTTATGGTAACAGGCAGAGAAGGTCTAATAGGAGCAAGAAGTAAAGATGAAATCGCAGTTTTAGCGGTGCGTGGAGGAGACGTTGTGGGGCGACATACTGTTGGATTTTATAACGATGGAGAATTTATAGAGTTAAATCATACCGCAACTAGTCGTGCGACATTCGCCAAAGGGGCGATTAAAGCCGCCATCTGGCTAGCATCTCAAAAAAATGGATTATACGGTATTGATGATTGCCTAGGGTTTTAA